The DNA segment CGTCTCGCGAATAAAAAAGTGTTAGAGTCACTCGCACAAGGTGGAGCGTTTGATTCTTTTGGTTATACGAGAAAAACAATTTTTGAATCTACAGATATCATTCTAAACTATGCTAACAAAAAACAAGCTGAGGAAAAAGAAGGTCAATTTTCATTGTTTGGTGGAGCGAATGGTGGAACGGAAGAAAACTTAAATTTACCAAAAGATGGTATTGAGTGGAATGGAGACGAACTTCTCCGTCGAGAAAAAGAAACAACGGGTTTGTATTTGTCTGGCCATCCACTTGACAAATTCACAGAACAACTCAAAAGTCTAAACCCAACTTCCATTGAAAATTTAGAGGAAGTTCGACCTAAATCCAAAGTGGAAATTGCCGGTGTATTATCCAAAAAAGTTGTTAAACTCACAAAGAAAAAAGAAGAATTCGTCAACTTTATGTTGGAAGACCAAACCGGTGAAATTGAGTGTGTGGCTTTTCCAAAAACATATGCTGAATTCAAACATCTTTTCTCTGAAGACAACACAGTATTTATCAAAGGAATATTGGAACGAATTGATGCCGATGAATCAGAGTTAAAGGGTCAAATCATTGTTAACAAACTTGAAGAGCTAAATTCCGTAACGATTGAGAAAAAAATGGAAAAAACCCTTCATTTAACCATCAATATGAAGGAAGAAAAAAATCGAGATGTGATTTTAAAACTCCAAGATATCCTTTCTGTTCATAGAGGTGCCTCTTCTGTATTTTTTCATTTGATTGGGAACGGCGATGAAAAAAAAGTCATTCGTGCTCATGACCATTTTTCCATCGAAATCACAACGGACCTTATGAAGATGTTAACGGATATTTTAGGAAAAGGTGCGGTGCGGTATACCGTTGGGGAAGAAGTGAGAGTTTACGGGTAAATTCTGTGGAAACAGAATCAATTTCCCTCGTTTTATTATTAGAGTTTTTATGGATGGGATCTGGTGCCATCTTTTGCCTCATTTGGGCATTGTCTAACATAGTCAAAAATCGAAAAAAATCGGATCTGCTTTGGTCCTTTATCTTGTTTTCTACAGGTTTATGGTTGTTAACTGGAGCCTTTATGTTTACAGGATTTTATTACCAACTTCCTTCTATAGTGTTTATCCATATTCCATTTGTATTTTTATCTGCTTCGTTTTTGTATCACTATTTGGAAAATTTGTTTTTAGAGAAAAAAATCAATCTACATTGGTTTTCTTTTTTTCCTTCCTTGTTTTCTATTATATTCCTCGTTCCATATTACCTAAAATCAGATGTAGAAAAAATAAATATCTTAGACACAATTACAAGTACTGAGTATGGAAGTATACTGACAGGCCTTAATTTAGGAATCAAACTCTCCATCTTAATTTCTGTTGGAATTTTTTTAATCCGTGAATGGATTCCCAATGTTCGGTTGTCGGTATTTTTTACGAAACGTGCAATTTATTCCTTAGTGTTTATACTTTTGATATGGATTGATTTACTTGTAGGAAGTATTGGTTTTAGTTTTCAAATTCCATTTTTTCGGAAATTGAGTGCATACCTATTGCCCATCCTTATGTATTTTTATTTTTTCACTCGTGAATTATGGGAACCCTTTGTTTCTGATGTTCGCGATACTATACAAAAAAATAAATATGAGAAATCGAAGTTGGTTTCTGTTCCACTTGAAGTAATCGATCAAAAACTATTCGAATTGATGTTAGAAAAAGTATTCTGTGATGAGGACTTAAGTTTAGCTAAGTTGGCGGATTTAGTTGGAGTTAAGTCAGGACAATTGTCTGAATACTTTCACAAACGATATGGATTTGGTTTTTACAATTATATCAATCAATACCGGATTGAAGAAGCAAAACGTTATTTATTGGAACCAAAAGAACGAACCATTTTGTCCATTGCCGATGCAGTCGGTTTTAATTCCAAATCCACTTTCAATCGTGTTTTCTTAGAAAAAGTGGGAGTCACTCCAACAGATTTCCGAAAACAATCAAAACTTTCCGAACCATAAGTCTCAAAGAATTCTAGAGGACGACGAATCTTTTTCCATCGATTACTCTTGTATCCAAAAGAGGAATATTGATGCGAACCATGATCGATTTTTATTTAGATCTCCCAAAACGATTTGGGCATAAAAAAGCTTTTGGAACCAGATTGGGGCCAGGTGTTTACCAATTCAAAACCTATATGGAATTGTTAAATGAGGCAAAACATTTGGCATTTGGACTGAGTGAAACTTTATCCGAAAGAGACAAAGTCGCTATTTTTGCTGACAATTCATATGAATGGATCCAAACAAGTATTGCAACAACTCTCCTTGGTGCAATCGACGTACCACGTGCTTCGGATGTTACCGACCAAGATATATTGTACATTCTCAATCACTCTGAATCCAAAATACTCTTCGTAGAAAATGAAACAGTTTTTGAGAAAGTGATCAGGTTGGAAAAAGATTTAGAATTTCTAAAAGAAATCATTTTGTTTTATCCACCAAAACAAAATAAAGAATTCAAATCCAGGAAAATTAAAATCATAACCTTGCAAGAGTTAGTGGAAAAAGGAATTCAAAAAAGAAAGGAAGACCCTTCTGATCAAATTTTTTTAGAGAATACGATCAAAGAGTCTGATTTGTTTACAATGATTTATACATCAGGAACAACGGGAACTCCAAAGGGAGTGATGTTAACTCATGGAAATATCTTATTTCAACTTAAGAACTTACCGTTGAGTTTGAAAAAAGGTGATAAAACACTTTCGATATTACCCATTTGGCATATTTTTGAAAGGATTTTTGAAATCTTTAGTTTATCGTATGGAGCTTGTACTTATTATAGTAGTGTTCGTACGCTCAAAGAAGATTTAAAATTTGTAAAACCCAACTTTATGGCTTCTGCACCAAGGTTATGGGAAAGCATTTATGGTGGAATCTTAGGTACCTTAAATAAATCTTCATTAGTCAAACAAAAGATGTTTCAAGTTTCGATGTATTTTGCGAAACGTTTTTTTCATTCAAGACAAGTCATTACAGGGAATGTACTCGATATCCATCCAATGGTGATATGGAAACAAATCATACGCTTTGTTTACCATTTGATTCGATTTTTTGTCGTGTGTTTTCCATATTTTATTTTTGACTTTTTAGTTTTATCCAAAATTCGAATCGCAACAGGAGGTGAACTAAGAGGTTCCGTATCGGGAGGTGGAGCACTACCATTTCATGTAGATGAATTCTTTAATATGATTGGCATTCCTGTTTTGGAAGGTTATGGAATGACAGAAACCGCACCAGTCCTTGCCATGCGAACCTTTGAGGAAATCATTCCAGGTTCAGTTGGAAAAATATTTCCCCATACAGACTTACGACTTGTCGACTTAAATACGGGTGAAGTTTTCCTAGATACTGAGATTGGAAAATTTGTTTATGGAAGAAAAGGGGAAATTCACGTTAAAGGAAAACAAGTTATGGCAGGTTACTATAAAAATCCAGAAGCGACAAACAAGGTGCTCGTAGCAGGTTGGTTGAATACTGGTGACTTAGGTATATTTACATCAAACCATAACTTACGCATTGTAGGTCGTTCCAAAGAAACGATTGTATTACTCGGTGGAGAAAATGTGGAGCCAGTACCCATTGAATCCAAAATTTTAGAGTCTGAATGGATTGACCAATGTATGGTTGTTGGGCAAGACCAAAAATTTTTGAGTGCACTTGTTTATCCAAATCTAAATCGATTTGAAACAACACCAGGAAAAGAATTTTGGAAAGATAAAGATGTAATCCAAAAAATGGAATCAGAGATCAAATCAAAGATCAATGTCCAAACTGGATTTAAATCGTTTGAACGAGTGGTTGGTGTGATTGTGATCCCAAAACCATTTGAAGTAGGTGATGAACTTACTGCGAAGTTATCACTCAAACGCCATGTGATCACAGAAAAATATAAAAACCAAATCCAAGCTCTTTACGAGTGATTGGTTTCCGTGGATGTTTGAATTGGACTTTGGTGGAGGGTTAATTCCCTCCACTGATCCTTGTAATGTTGATACTGAAGTTTCTTTCTCCTTCATGACCAGAAAAATCTTTTGTTTGCACTTTGATTGTATTTTCGCCAGCTTTGAGATTCAAAACTCCAACCAAATAACGATCCTTAAAAAATAAATCATCAAAACTATGGCCATCTTTTGTTTTCCATTTGGTACCATCAAACTGAAGGGATTCGAAATTTGCCACTTTGTAAGTTTCACCATTGAATAAATATTTCACTTCTTTGATTCCTCTCCTTTGGCTATTTTTGATCCCACCATCAATGATACTTACCGTTAGAGGAAAAGCTTTGGAAACATTGATATTGTCTCCATCATTTAGATTGGTATAATTTTCTCCCACATGGATGAACAAATTGGCGATTTGAGGAGGCATATTGTCTTCGACGGGCGGTAAATAGGAGAGAGGGTCGAGTAAAGTTTTTCCGTAGTCTTTTCCTAGAACAAAGTGTAAGTGTCCACCAGTTGAGTGACCTGTGTTGCCAGAGATTCCAATTGTATCACCCGCTTTCACTGGTTTGTGATTTTTGACGAGTTCGTTCCTTGTTCCACCTAAGTGGTAATAACCGCTCACATAACCATTTTTATGTGCAATCCAAACAATATTTCCTGAACCTCTTTCATCCTCAAAAGGATTATCTTCCGCATAACGAGAGTACAAAATGAATCCGTCTCCCATGGAACGAACTGGTTGTAAGACTGAGGAAATGTCTAAACCATTGTGAAAGTGGTCTTTTCTCGATTCACCAAACGTACTCGTGATTAGAGAGGAGAGTTCCAATCCTTGGATGGGCCAAACAAAATTAAGTTTCCCTTCGGACTTCTGTCCCTCAGCGAAAATAAAACTTGCCAGAAGAGTCAAAATCACAACAATACGTTTCATGTTATTAGAAGTCTTGGAGTGGGTTCCTTTTTAGGAAAGTAGTTTATGGAACAGACTTCTTATTCCACCGAAGAAATTTTGGAACTTGTCAAAGAATGTGGGACTGGCAACGAAAAATCCCTACAAAAGTTTTTTGATCATTACTCCCAAGATATCTATAATTTTCCCATTCGAGTTTTCCATCTAACGGAAGATGATGCTTCCGACTATTACATTTACGCTTTTGAGCGACTCAAATCTGGAAAACGGTTCAAAAGTTTTGTCGGGAAATCGAGTTTTAAGACTTGGTTTTTTTCCGTACTGCGAAACTTGCTCATCGATTGGCAACGCACCAAACGTGAGGTGAAAACCCAGACAGTTTCTAAGGTCAATAAGGAAGGAAAGGAATACAGCACAATCGAAGACGAACCCGATAAACGTGCAGATGCCCTTGCCCACGCCCTTGATGTCTCCGACCAATTCCAATCCGTACTTTCCACAATTAAAATGGAAAATCGAATCGTATTCAAATTGTCTTTTGTGTACTACCTTCACCTAGACCCTGAAGAAATTTTGTACATCGCGGAAAAAACGAACCGACCTGAGGAAGAAATTCGTTCTGAAATATTGTCGCTACGAGAAGAGTTATCCAACCGAGAGGAGGAAAACCTCAAGATGGAAGACAAAATCACTTCCTTGTATTTGAATATTCTAGATTTAAAAGAGCAGAAAAAACAAAAGGCACAGGGAGATTCGGTTGAAGCACAATATTATAAAGAACGATTGGATCATGCCCTTGCGAAGAAGTACGAACAGAGAAAAAAACTAATCGAAAAAAAGCAAAAAGGCCACTTCCTCGTTCGAACCCCTTACCGGGAAATTGCCCGAATCTTAGGGATTTCCGAAGGTGGAGTGAGTGTCACCCTGCTCCGTGTACTCGAAAAAATACAAAAAAAAATGCATTCTGTAGCGGGAGAGTCGTAATTTCCTTCGTCATACAATATACCGTGGAGGGGCCACATGGAAAATCAGGACTTTAACGCAGAATCATTGGAAATTGCTAGGGAATTATTCCTAAAGGGTGCATTTCCTAGTGAGGCTGAGTTGCAAGATCACCCAGACCTTTGGGATGCATACTGGTTTTGTGAGGAATCCTTTTTTGCAGAATTGAGAAAAGAGGTATGGAAGGAAGATGCGTTTGCTGAGACCTTTCTCCTACATAAAGCTGAAAACACTGTTCACCGTGCGCAACTTCCTTTCCCAGAATACTTAAAAGAATACACACGAAAACATTTGTCTAGTCCTGAATCAAAAGACAATTTGCTTGTCCGCCTAACACAATCAGGGATTCGAGTGATCGACAGTCTCGTTGAGTCGTTCCAAATCCGAGAGTCAATGGAACTGGCACCAATGATGCGTTCAGCATCCGCTGATGTACGTTCAGAAAGTACAAATTCCGTTATATTTGAAGAAACCACAAAAGAAAACCAAAAGTTCTATTACCAGATCGTGAAAGAAAATGAGACAGAAGTTTACCTTTCCGTCAAAGCAGAAGGAAGTTCTGGTTTCCAACAAGTGAACCTTCGCAGGGATGGAAGGTTCATTTTATCCAACAAAATCAATCTGGATGGCAGTGCCAGTTTTTCGGGGTTAACCCCTGGTAGTTACACCATTGAGTTTGTGGGACCTAATCTTTCAAAATCGTTTGACTTGTCCATTCTCCTTGGATAGCTTCATGGGAGAATGCTCTCCCTCATCATAGATCGTGTTGGAAATGTCAATATCTTCAATGTTTTAGAAGATAATCTTCCTGTAGAAGAATCTCACATCCAATCTACGTTAGACGATGATTTGATTTTAGAGTATTTGGGTGAAGTGGAACGACTTGTCCATGTTTCCCAATCCGTATTATCCAAACCCAACCAAATTTTAAATGTCGATATTTTACAAGATTTGAAAGTTCTCGGGGAAACTTTTTTCCAACAGTTTTTCCCAACCTCTATCATCGAAAAACTAAAAAACACAAACAAACAGAGCATCCACTTTAATATCGATCCAACACTTGCTCTTGTTCCTTGGGAATTATTGCATGATGGAACTAGTTTTCTTTCTGATAAATTTCGAATTGGAAAAACGATTCGGGGTGGCCTACATCGTTCCACACATAAAGAAAATCGTAAAATCAAAATGCTCATCATTGCAGATCCAACAGAAGATTTGCCACATGCTCAGAAAGAAGGTGAGGTTTTGTTTTCAGTTCTCAGTCAAAAAGTACCAAACCATCTACTCGAATTAGAATTCATAGGAGGAAAACAGGTAACCAAACTCAAGTTACTCTCTCTTATCAAAGACAAACACATCATTCATTATTCAGGGCACTTACATTTTTCAGATGATTCCCTTGAAAATGGTTGGTTATTGTCGGATGGGAAAGTCCTTAAGGCTCGTGAAATTAAATCAACAGGTATTGATACGGATTTAGTTTTCTCTAACTCTTGTATGTCGGCAAAATCTGCAGGTAAAAAATTAAATACAAATATTTTAAACCAATATGCAGGTGCATTTTTAACTGCAGGGATCAAAACTTTTGTAGGAACAAATTGGGAAATTTTAGACAATGAAAGGACAATTGATTTTACTGTAAGATTTTATACATATCTTTTTTCAGATAAATCTGTTGGAGAGTCCTTATTCTTATCGAAAGAATTTGCAAGACGTAATTACCATGCGAATGATTTAACTTGGGCTAATTATTCCTTATATGGGAATCCTGATTTTGCAATGTTTGTGAATGAACGAAGGAATTTTCATTCGGCAAAAATTTTAAATCCAACTGCAGTATTAGAGTTTTATCCAACTCCAATTGCTGCTTCTTATTCCAAGTGTAATCATTTCAATAAAAACAAAACGGTTGATAAAACAAATCTCCTCAATTTGATTCGATTGTTTGAATCGATAAGCCAAGTGGTAGGGATGATTGTTTTTAGTGATCATGCTTCTCATGCAATGAACAAATCCATCCCAAATAATTTGGATGATGCTGTTACACTTCGTAAATGGTGGGAACTTGTTTACAGTTGTGTATGGGATTTTCAAAAATTAAAGATTACGAGTATATTTGATTCTGCTCTTCCCGTTTTACACGAACAAAAGGAAACCATTTTTAAAATCTTAGGTTGGTTGGAAGTTTGGGAAGAGAGTGATATCAATGCGGAAGAATTGGAATCTTACCAAATCATTCTTCAGTTTTTTTTAGAAAATATGTTATTGGAATTTGCGGAACTGGAACGAATCAGTATTTTACTGGTTTCGGAGAACAATAACCCACATTTTTATTTTAAAGGGATCAAACCATCCTATTTATACCCGACTTCCCACGGGTCACGTGAAAAACTTTTAGAACAATTGTCACACCACAAAGGTAACTTAGTGTTGTTACATGAAGGAAGAAAAATGGTTATCCCATTTCAAACTTATTTCAAAGAAAAAAAGGAAACTGGTGAATTGGAACTTGTGTTCAATGGTCTCATTCCATTTGTAATCGGAGCAAAACAGAATTGAGTTTATGCCATCCAGAACGAGGGAATGTTTCCTGCGGTGCCTGTTGTGGACTTTTTAATTTAAAACTTACAACCAAAGAATTCAAAAATTTACTCTTAGAACGAACAACTGAATTTCATAACACAGTCAATTTTGAAATCAGACATACACTTCCCATCTATCGAAAAGATAGAGAAACCAAAGAATCAAATTTTCCCAAAAAAGATGAAATGACATACAATTGTCCATTCTTGGGTTATGTAGACAACACCAAACAAAGAATAGGTTGTATGATCCATCCTAAATTTACAGGAGATCCCAAAAGCCAAAATTTTTCATTTTATGGAACATCCATTTGCCAAGCTTATGACTGTAAAACAAAGGAAAATGCACTCGCAGAATTGTGGGAAGTTTTGTTTGTCGAAATTGCAAAAGATTCGATTGAATATTCTTTTTTATCCGCAGATCATATCTTTACTTATGCAGTTGAGAAATTTTTTGCCCATTCCAATAAGAACGTAGAAGAAATGTTTCAAACCTTTCGATTGGAACTTGTAGAATTGTTTCAGTTACGATTGGTTACATCCATTCAAAACAATTTCACATCCTTTGAAATCAATTATGATGCTTTTTTGACCTTGGAGTCTGTTTGTTTGTATCTTGAGTCGGAACTTGGAATGGATTGGATTCGTTGGAAGGAAGAGTGGGAAAAGAAAAACCCGAATAGAGGTGAAGTATCCGGGTTTTTTGATAAGTGATTTGGATTATGCTTTTGAAGTAACAGTTGCTACTTTTGCTTTAGCTTCCGCTACAACAGTGTTAGCTTTTCCAACGATTGTTTCTACTTGAGAAAGACCTTCTTGAACGTATTTTCTAAGGTTTACAGAAATTTCGCTTTGGTCTTGAGCACCTTTCGCTGCTAAGTTTTGAAATTCTGCATTAATGCTAGAGAAAGCCTTTTCTGCTTCTACTTTTGCAGTGTTTACTGCGCCTAAGATAAAGTTTAATCCGTCTTTTACTTGTTGTTCCATTTTCATTTCTCCTTTTTTCGGTTCTCAGTTGTGCAATGCACCATTCCTTTTTGTGCGCTGCACAGCGATCCGTCAACCCGTTTTTT comes from the Leptospira ellinghausenii genome and includes:
- a CDS encoding helix-turn-helix domain-containing protein — protein: METESISLVLLLEFLWMGSGAIFCLIWALSNIVKNRKKSDLLWSFILFSTGLWLLTGAFMFTGFYYQLPSIVFIHIPFVFLSASFLYHYLENLFLEKKINLHWFSFFPSLFSIIFLVPYYLKSDVEKINILDTITSTEYGSILTGLNLGIKLSILISVGIFLIREWIPNVRLSVFFTKRAIYSLVFILLIWIDLLVGSIGFSFQIPFFRKLSAYLLPILMYFYFFTRELWEPFVSDVRDTIQKNKYEKSKLVSVPLEVIDQKLFELMLEKVFCDEDLSLAKLADLVGVKSGQLSEYFHKRYGFGFYNYINQYRIEEAKRYLLEPKERTILSIADAVGFNSKSTFNRVFLEKVGVTPTDFRKQSKLSEP
- a CDS encoding AMP-dependent synthetase/ligase, translated to MRTMIDFYLDLPKRFGHKKAFGTRLGPGVYQFKTYMELLNEAKHLAFGLSETLSERDKVAIFADNSYEWIQTSIATTLLGAIDVPRASDVTDQDILYILNHSESKILFVENETVFEKVIRLEKDLEFLKEIILFYPPKQNKEFKSRKIKIITLQELVEKGIQKRKEDPSDQIFLENTIKESDLFTMIYTSGTTGTPKGVMLTHGNILFQLKNLPLSLKKGDKTLSILPIWHIFERIFEIFSLSYGACTYYSSVRTLKEDLKFVKPNFMASAPRLWESIYGGILGTLNKSSLVKQKMFQVSMYFAKRFFHSRQVITGNVLDIHPMVIWKQIIRFVYHLIRFFVVCFPYFIFDFLVLSKIRIATGGELRGSVSGGGALPFHVDEFFNMIGIPVLEGYGMTETAPVLAMRTFEEIIPGSVGKIFPHTDLRLVDLNTGEVFLDTEIGKFVYGRKGEIHVKGKQVMAGYYKNPEATNKVLVAGWLNTGDLGIFTSNHNLRIVGRSKETIVLLGGENVEPVPIESKILESEWIDQCMVVGQDQKFLSALVYPNLNRFETTPGKEFWKDKDVIQKMESEIKSKINVQTGFKSFERVVGVIVIPKPFEVGDELTAKLSLKRHVITEKYKNQIQALYE
- a CDS encoding M23 family metallopeptidase codes for the protein MKRIVVILTLLASFIFAEGQKSEGKLNFVWPIQGLELSSLITSTFGESRKDHFHNGLDISSVLQPVRSMGDGFILYSRYAEDNPFEDERGSGNIVWIAHKNGYVSGYYHLGGTRNELVKNHKPVKAGDTIGISGNTGHSTGGHLHFVLGKDYGKTLLDPLSYLPPVEDNMPPQIANLFIHVGENYTNLNDGDNINVSKAFPLTVSIIDGGIKNSQRRGIKEVKYLFNGETYKVANFESLQFDGTKWKTKDGHSFDDLFFKDRYLVGVLNLKAGENTIKVQTKDFSGHEGERNFSINITRISGGN
- a CDS encoding sigma-70 family RNA polymerase sigma factor, translated to MEQTSYSTEEILELVKECGTGNEKSLQKFFDHYSQDIYNFPIRVFHLTEDDASDYYIYAFERLKSGKRFKSFVGKSSFKTWFFSVLRNLLIDWQRTKREVKTQTVSKVNKEGKEYSTIEDEPDKRADALAHALDVSDQFQSVLSTIKMENRIVFKLSFVYYLHLDPEEILYIAEKTNRPEEEIRSEILSLREELSNREEENLKMEDKITSLYLNILDLKEQKKQKAQGDSVEAQYYKERLDHALAKKYEQRKKLIEKKQKGHFLVRTPYREIARILGISEGGVSVTLLRVLEKIQKKMHSVAGES
- a CDS encoding CHAT domain-containing protein; this translates as MLSLIIDRVGNVNIFNVLEDNLPVEESHIQSTLDDDLILEYLGEVERLVHVSQSVLSKPNQILNVDILQDLKVLGETFFQQFFPTSIIEKLKNTNKQSIHFNIDPTLALVPWELLHDGTSFLSDKFRIGKTIRGGLHRSTHKENRKIKMLIIADPTEDLPHAQKEGEVLFSVLSQKVPNHLLELEFIGGKQVTKLKLLSLIKDKHIIHYSGHLHFSDDSLENGWLLSDGKVLKAREIKSTGIDTDLVFSNSCMSAKSAGKKLNTNILNQYAGAFLTAGIKTFVGTNWEILDNERTIDFTVRFYTYLFSDKSVGESLFLSKEFARRNYHANDLTWANYSLYGNPDFAMFVNERRNFHSAKILNPTAVLEFYPTPIAASYSKCNHFNKNKTVDKTNLLNLIRLFESISQVVGMIVFSDHASHAMNKSIPNNLDDAVTLRKWWELVYSCVWDFQKLKITSIFDSALPVLHEQKETIFKILGWLEVWEESDINAEELESYQIILQFFLENMLLEFAELERISILLVSENNNPHFYFKGIKPSYLYPTSHGSREKLLEQLSHHKGNLVLLHEGRKMVIPFQTYFKEKKETGELELVFNGLIPFVIGAKQN
- a CDS encoding sigma-54 down-regulated protein, translating into MEQQVKDGLNFILGAVNTAKVEAEKAFSSINAEFQNLAAKGAQDQSEISVNLRKYVQEGLSQVETIVGKANTVVAEAKAKVATVTSKA